A portion of the Anoxybacillus gonensis genome contains these proteins:
- a CDS encoding Stp1/IreP family PP2C-type Ser/Thr phosphatase, protein MKAVFQTDVGKIRSHNEDNGGVFMNQTGDYLAVVADGMGGHLAGDVASEMTMTQLKQFWEETEEMTSPQQAETWLKEHIMKVNESLFQHSQTNDHCQGMGTTIVAAICTKQFATIGHIGDSRCYLLNANGFQQMTEDHSLVNELVKSGQLSKEDAEYHPRKHVLLRALGTEQVIELDVKTVAVDEGDMLLLCSDGLSNKVSEQTMVDVLTSDRSLEEKAQALIDVANERGGEDNITLAIVQFLDVSESR, encoded by the coding sequence ATGAAGGCGGTATTTCAAACGGATGTCGGGAAAATCCGGTCACATAACGAAGATAACGGTGGCGTTTTTATGAATCAAACAGGCGACTATTTAGCCGTTGTCGCTGATGGAATGGGCGGTCATCTTGCTGGTGATGTGGCAAGCGAAATGACGATGACCCAGCTAAAACAGTTTTGGGAAGAGACGGAAGAAATGACGTCCCCACAACAAGCGGAGACGTGGTTAAAAGAACATATTATGAAAGTGAACGAATCGCTTTTTCAACACTCTCAAACGAACGATCATTGTCAAGGAATGGGCACGACGATCGTTGCCGCCATTTGTACAAAACAGTTTGCTACGATCGGGCACATCGGTGATAGTCGTTGTTATTTACTAAACGCAAACGGATTTCAACAAATGACAGAAGACCATTCTCTTGTCAACGAATTAGTGAAAAGCGGGCAACTATCAAAAGAAGATGCGGAATATCATCCACGTAAACATGTGCTATTGCGCGCGCTCGGAACAGAGCAAGTCATTGAACTCGATGTGAAAACGGTCGCTGTCGATGAAGGAGATATGTTATTGCTTTGCTCTGACGGCCTTTCGAATAAAGTGTCTGAACAGACGATGGTAGACGTATTAACGTCGGATCGCTCGCTTGAAGAAAAAGCGCAAGCGTTAATTGATGTTGCAAATGAGCGTGGTGGAGAAGATAACATTACGTTAGCGATCGTACAATTTTTAGATGTGAGTGAAAGTAGGTGA
- the pknB gene encoding Stk1 family PASTA domain-containing Ser/Thr kinase — MLIGKRLNGRYKILQLIGGGGMANVYLARDMILDRDVAVKVLRLDFVNDELFIKRFRREAQAATSLNHENIVTIYDVGEDDGIYYMVMEYVRGCTLKQYIQQRAPLPVQEALRMMDELTGAIAHAHQNGVIHRDIKPQNILVAEDGTIKITDFGIAVALSSTTITQTNSVLGSVHYLSPEQAKGGMATEKSDIYSLGIVMFELLTGQLPFSGESAVAIVLKHLQTETPSVRRWNPNIPQSVENIVLKATAKNPLHRYNSALDMQKHIRTALSPERINEQKFTLPTEDDDEETKIIPIVKPTASPPSEKKEDVPPPKEKRSKKWLILWAAFLFLLVGAGVSAVTWIPDLFFPKDVTVPDVTNKNYDDAVTELTSLGLKIEKTVEEEHDDIAEGFVIRTNPQAGKVVKAGTAVTIYRSIGKKKVAFQNYVGEPIDDVERQLRSENYLLIDKKEVYSDEPAGTIIEQFPLPGEKVVPEETEVRLTVSLGPEKIILKDLTGYTEKSVRDYAADQQLYVIVKQQYSDTVEKGLVISQTPQANARLEKGATVTVVISLGKEPVLTKKVIQQIDIPYEPPVDVNEPVMAELYIEDENHSFEQPYKRYRLTNDVKERVEFVIQQGKQGRYRVVVNGKMVYEGIVSYPTTP; from the coding sequence GTGCTCATCGGCAAACGATTAAACGGTCGTTATAAAATATTACAACTCATTGGCGGCGGCGGAATGGCGAACGTTTATTTGGCGAGAGATATGATTTTAGACCGAGACGTTGCCGTAAAAGTGTTGCGTTTAGATTTTGTAAACGATGAATTATTTATTAAACGGTTTCGACGTGAAGCACAAGCCGCGACAAGTTTAAACCATGAAAATATTGTTACGATTTACGATGTTGGAGAAGACGACGGCATTTACTACATGGTCATGGAATATGTGCGTGGCTGCACGTTAAAACAATACATTCAACAACGTGCTCCGCTTCCTGTTCAAGAAGCGTTGCGCATGATGGATGAATTAACAGGAGCGATTGCTCATGCTCATCAAAATGGAGTCATTCATCGCGACATTAAGCCACAAAACATTTTAGTCGCAGAAGACGGAACGATTAAAATTACCGATTTCGGTATAGCTGTCGCGTTAAGCTCGACAACGATTACGCAAACGAATTCAGTTTTAGGATCGGTTCATTATTTATCGCCTGAACAAGCAAAAGGTGGAATGGCGACAGAAAAATCGGATATTTATTCGCTCGGCATCGTCATGTTTGAATTATTAACGGGACAATTGCCGTTTTCCGGTGAATCTGCCGTAGCAATTGTGTTAAAACATTTGCAAACGGAAACGCCGTCTGTACGACGATGGAACCCAAACATTCCACAAAGCGTAGAAAATATTGTGTTAAAAGCGACAGCAAAAAATCCGCTGCATCGTTACAATAGCGCATTAGATATGCAAAAACATATTCGCACTGCTCTGTCGCCTGAACGCATCAACGAACAAAAATTTACGTTGCCAACCGAAGATGACGACGAAGAAACGAAAATCATTCCTATTGTGAAGCCGACCGCTTCTCCACCGTCAGAAAAGAAAGAGGACGTGCCTCCTCCAAAAGAAAAGCGATCAAAAAAATGGCTCATTTTATGGGCGGCATTTCTTTTCTTGCTCGTCGGCGCTGGAGTGAGTGCGGTGACGTGGATTCCTGATTTATTTTTCCCAAAAGATGTGACGGTGCCTGATGTGACGAACAAAAATTACGATGATGCCGTGACGGAATTAACGTCGTTAGGCTTAAAAATCGAAAAGACGGTCGAAGAAGAACACGATGACATCGCCGAAGGATTTGTCATTCGTACGAATCCGCAAGCTGGAAAAGTCGTCAAAGCCGGTACAGCAGTGACGATTTACAGAAGTATAGGAAAGAAAAAAGTAGCGTTTCAAAATTATGTTGGTGAGCCAATTGATGACGTTGAGCGACAATTGCGATCGGAAAACTATTTGCTCATCGACAAAAAAGAAGTATATAGCGACGAACCGGCAGGTACGATTATTGAACAATTCCCGCTTCCAGGCGAAAAAGTTGTGCCAGAAGAAACAGAAGTGCGTTTGACGGTCAGCCTTGGACCAGAAAAAATTATTTTAAAAGATTTAACAGGATACACGGAAAAAAGTGTGCGCGATTATGCTGCAGACCAACAGCTGTACGTCATCGTGAAACAGCAATATTCGGATACGGTCGAAAAAGGGCTCGTCATTTCTCAAACACCACAAGCGAACGCGAGATTAGAAAAAGGGGCAACCGTTACGGTCGTCATTTCTCTCGGAAAAGAACCGGTATTGACAAAAAAAGTGATCCAACAGATTGACATTCCGTATGAACCGCCTGTTGATGTAAACGAACCTGTCATGGCAGAATTATATATAGAAGATGAAAACCATTCATTTGAGCAACCGTACAAACGTTATCGTCTAACAAATGATGTGAAAGAGCGTGTAGAATTTGTTATTCAACAAGGAAAACAAGGGCGTTATCGCGTCGTCGTGAACGGCAAGATGGTGTATGAGGGCATCGTTTCATATCCAACTACACCTTAA
- the rsgA gene encoding ribosome small subunit-dependent GTPase A has translation MAEGKIIKALSGFYYVLSEGRVYQCRGRGVFRKRNVTPLVGDYVSFQAENEREGYILDVFERKNELVRPPIANIDQAILVFSAVEPDFSPALLDRFLVLIEAKHIRPIIVVSKMDLVDDETKPRIEQYIRDYRQIGYDVLEVSTKTRAGVESLLPYFEGNVSVFAGQSGVGKSSLLNALRPDLQLKTGDISHHLGRGKHTTRHVELIEIGGGFVADTPGFSALEFNGIELEQLPLCFPEFVARSGDCKFRGCTHTAEPKCAVKEALASGDIPSYRYEHYVSFIEEIKERKPRY, from the coding sequence ATGGCGGAAGGAAAAATTATTAAAGCGTTAAGCGGCTTTTATTACGTGTTAAGTGAAGGGCGAGTGTATCAATGTCGTGGTCGTGGGGTGTTTCGCAAGCGGAACGTGACGCCGCTTGTCGGCGACTACGTTTCCTTTCAGGCGGAAAATGAACGAGAAGGGTACATATTAGACGTATTTGAGCGGAAAAATGAACTTGTTCGCCCGCCGATTGCAAATATCGACCAAGCGATTTTAGTGTTTTCAGCGGTAGAGCCAGATTTTAGCCCGGCATTGCTCGACCGCTTTCTCGTCTTAATTGAAGCAAAGCACATTCGCCCAATTATTGTTGTAAGTAAAATGGATTTAGTAGACGATGAAACAAAGCCACGCATCGAACAATATATTCGCGATTATCGTCAAATCGGATATGATGTGTTAGAAGTGTCGACGAAAACGCGTGCAGGGGTTGAATCATTACTCCCTTACTTCGAAGGAAACGTATCCGTATTTGCAGGACAGTCAGGTGTCGGAAAATCGTCTTTATTAAATGCGTTACGTCCCGACTTGCAGTTAAAAACGGGCGACATTTCTCACCATCTCGGACGAGGAAAACATACGACAAGACATGTCGAATTAATTGAAATCGGAGGCGGTTTCGTTGCGGATACGCCGGGATTTAGCGCATTAGAATTTAACGGAATCGAACTAGAGCAATTGCCGCTTTGTTTTCCTGAGTTTGTTGCTAGAAGCGGCGATTGTAAATTCCGCGGTTGTACGCATACAGCGGAGCCGAAATGCGCGGTGAAAGAGGCGTTAGCATCCGGAGACATTCCTTCTTACCGTTACGAACATTACGTAAGCTTTATCGAGGAAATCAAAGAACGAAAGCCGAGGTATTGA
- the rpe gene encoding ribulose-phosphate 3-epimerase, whose protein sequence is MIKIAPSILSANFAKLGEEIVDVERGGADYIHVDVMDGHFVPNITIGPLIVEAIRPVTTLPLDVHLMIEQPDRYIPTFAKAGADYLTVHVEACPHLHRTIHLIKEHGVKAGVALNPHTPIAMIEHIIEDIDLVLFMTVNPGFGGQSFIPAVLPKIRAFSTLVRERGLSVEIEVDGGIHAETAKRCVQAGANVLVAGSAIYNQADRAQAIRAIREGVSS, encoded by the coding sequence ATGATTAAAATTGCGCCATCGATTTTATCTGCGAACTTCGCTAAACTTGGGGAAGAAATTGTAGACGTAGAACGGGGAGGAGCGGATTACATTCATGTCGATGTGATGGATGGTCATTTCGTTCCGAACATTACTATCGGACCACTGATCGTAGAAGCCATTCGTCCGGTGACGACACTCCCGCTTGACGTTCATTTAATGATTGAACAACCTGATCGCTATATTCCGACGTTTGCGAAAGCAGGAGCAGATTATTTAACGGTGCATGTCGAAGCTTGCCCACATTTACATCGCACGATTCATTTAATTAAAGAACACGGTGTGAAAGCAGGAGTAGCGCTAAACCCGCATACGCCGATAGCGATGATTGAACACATCATAGAAGATATTGACTTAGTTTTATTTATGACGGTCAATCCGGGCTTTGGCGGACAATCGTTTATTCCAGCTGTGCTGCCAAAAATTCGTGCGTTTTCGACACTCGTTCGCGAACGAGGGCTTTCTGTGGAAATTGAAGTAGACGGTGGCATTCACGCTGAAACGGCAAAGCGTTGTGTGCAAGCCGGTGCGAACGTTCTCGTTGCAGGATCAGCCATTTATAATCAAGCTGATCGCGCTCAAGCGATTCGCGCCATTCGTGAGGGTGTGTCATCTTGA
- a CDS encoding thiamine diphosphokinase — MIIHIVAGGPIHFLPHLQAYDGDDVYWVGVDRGVLALLHAGIIPKRAFGDFDSISEQELQQLKMKLPHIDIWPAEKDQTDTDIALEWALEQQATNIRLFGATGGRLDHLFGNVQLLFKGKDGQIELIDRQNVVTLYRSGEHIVEKRDEYTYISFIPLTPIRALTLRGFKYPLDACDVPLGSTLCVSNELIHHFGTFSFTEGILMMIRSKDEK; from the coding sequence TTGATTATTCATATTGTTGCAGGTGGTCCGATTCATTTTTTACCTCATTTACAGGCATATGATGGAGATGATGTATATTGGGTAGGGGTAGATCGGGGGGTTCTCGCATTGCTTCATGCCGGCATCATACCAAAACGAGCGTTCGGAGATTTTGATTCCATCAGCGAACAAGAGCTACAACAATTAAAAATGAAATTACCGCACATCGATATATGGCCAGCGGAAAAAGATCAAACCGATACAGACATTGCACTTGAATGGGCGCTTGAACAACAAGCGACAAACATTCGTTTGTTTGGAGCGACAGGCGGACGACTTGATCATTTATTCGGAAACGTTCAGCTTTTGTTTAAAGGAAAAGATGGACAAATTGAGTTAATCGATCGCCAAAATGTCGTAACGCTGTATCGCAGCGGGGAGCATATCGTTGAAAAGCGAGACGAATACACGTATATTTCATTTATTCCTTTGACCCCGATTCGCGCCTTAACGCTTCGCGGATTTAAATATCCGCTCGATGCATGCGATGTGCCGCTCGGATCAACATTATGCGTAAGCAATGAACTCATCCATCATTTTGGTACTTTTTCATTCACTGAAGGCATATTAATGATGATAAGAAGCAAGGATGAAAAATAA
- the spoVM gene encoding stage V sporulation protein SpoVM: MKFYTIKLPKFLGGIVRAMLNSFKKG, from the coding sequence GTGAAATTTTATACGATTAAGTTGCCGAAGTTTTTAGGTGGAATTGTTCGGGCGATGTTAAATTCGTTTAAAAAAGGATAA
- the rpmB gene encoding 50S ribosomal protein L28 produces the protein MAKCFVTGKKKSFGNARSHAMNASRRTWKANLQKVRILVDGKPKRVWVSARALKSGKVERV, from the coding sequence ATGGCAAAATGCTTTGTGACTGGTAAGAAAAAATCTTTCGGAAACGCTCGTTCTCATGCAATGAATGCGAGCCGCCGTACATGGAAAGCAAACCTTCAAAAAGTTCGCATTTTAGTTGACGGAAAGCCAAAGCGCGTTTGGGTTTCTGCTCGCGCATTAAAATCCGGAAAAGTAGAACGTGTGTAA
- a CDS encoding Asp23/Gls24 family envelope stress response protein, producing MSIELQTKYGRVEISNDVIAAIAGGAAVDCYGIVGMASKNQLKDGIAEILRRENFAKGIVVRQENDEVHIDLYVIVSYGTKISEVAHNVQTKVKYTLDQTLGLSVQSINIYVQGVRVTNP from the coding sequence ATGTCCATTGAATTACAAACAAAATACGGTCGTGTTGAAATTAGTAACGATGTCATTGCAGCGATTGCTGGGGGAGCGGCAGTCGATTGCTATGGGATTGTCGGCATGGCATCAAAAAATCAATTAAAAGACGGCATTGCTGAAATTTTACGCCGTGAAAATTTCGCCAAAGGAATTGTTGTCCGTCAAGAAAACGACGAAGTGCACATCGATTTATACGTTATCGTTAGCTACGGTACGAAAATTTCTGAAGTTGCACATAACGTACAAACGAAAGTGAAGTATACGTTAGATCAAACGTTAGGTTTATCTGTTCAGTCAATCAACATCTATGTTCAAGGGGTTCGTGTGACGAATCCGTAG
- a CDS encoding DAK2 domain-containing protein: MVMTTLDGKRFAQMVLQGATHLANNAKTVDALNVFPVPDGDTGTNMNLSMTSGAKEVKNHVSDHIGKVASALAKGLLMGARGNSGVILSQLFRGFAKAVEQKSEINSKEFAAALEAGVQTAYKAVMKPVEGTILTVAKDAAKRAVTVAKKETDIVTVMTEVLKEAKASLKRTPDLLPVLKEVGVVDSGGQGLVFVYEGFLAALKGETIAESETLSMEQLVRTEHHRNVQSHLSADDIEFGYCTEFMVKFEQEKVAKHPFQEETFRQDLSRFGDSLLVIADDELVKVHIHAEQPGEVLTYAQRYGSLINIKIENMREQHANIVHENVPQPKKQERLPYGIVTVAMGDGIAELFKSIGAHAVIEGGQTMNPSTEDIVKAIEEVNAETVFVLPNNKNIILAAQQAASVASCDVVVIPSKTVPQGMTALLSFNPSATKEENEEAMTEALHRVKTGQVTFAVRDTNIDGVEITKDDYMGIADGKIVVSHKELMHVVETLLSHIISEEDEIVTILSGEDATDEQIAHVVQWIEKQFPDVEVETHHGGQPLYPFIFAIE, encoded by the coding sequence GTGGTCATGACAACATTAGATGGGAAACGCTTTGCACAAATGGTATTGCAAGGCGCGACACATTTAGCGAACAATGCAAAAACAGTAGACGCATTAAACGTCTTTCCCGTTCCAGATGGCGATACAGGGACAAACATGAACTTGTCGATGACTTCTGGGGCGAAAGAAGTGAAAAACCACGTATCGGACCATATTGGAAAAGTGGCGAGCGCATTAGCGAAAGGATTATTAATGGGTGCTCGCGGAAACTCAGGCGTTATTTTATCGCAACTATTCCGCGGATTTGCGAAAGCGGTTGAACAAAAAAGCGAAATCAATAGCAAAGAGTTTGCTGCAGCGCTTGAAGCGGGCGTGCAAACGGCGTATAAAGCGGTAATGAAGCCGGTTGAAGGAACGATTTTAACCGTTGCGAAAGATGCGGCGAAACGCGCTGTTACCGTTGCGAAAAAAGAAACGGACATCGTCACCGTCATGACGGAAGTGTTAAAAGAGGCAAAAGCGTCGTTAAAGCGCACGCCAGACTTACTTCCTGTATTAAAAGAAGTAGGCGTCGTTGACAGCGGTGGACAAGGTCTCGTGTTCGTATACGAAGGCTTTTTAGCGGCATTAAAAGGGGAAACGATTGCGGAATCAGAAACGTTGTCGATGGAACAACTCGTCCGCACCGAACATCACCGCAATGTACAAAGCCATTTGAGCGCAGATGACATTGAATTTGGATATTGTACGGAATTTATGGTGAAATTTGAGCAAGAAAAAGTAGCCAAACATCCGTTTCAAGAAGAAACGTTTCGCCAAGATTTGAGCCGCTTCGGCGATTCGCTTCTTGTGATTGCGGACGATGAATTAGTGAAAGTGCACATTCATGCAGAACAGCCAGGAGAAGTGCTCACATATGCGCAACGTTACGGAAGTTTAATTAACATTAAAATCGAAAACATGCGCGAACAACATGCGAATATTGTCCACGAAAATGTGCCGCAACCGAAAAAGCAAGAACGTCTCCCGTACGGTATCGTTACGGTAGCGATGGGGGATGGCATTGCTGAATTGTTTAAAAGCATCGGCGCTCATGCGGTCATCGAAGGTGGACAAACGATGAATCCGAGCACAGAAGACATCGTCAAGGCGATTGAAGAAGTGAATGCGGAAACGGTATTTGTTTTGCCAAATAATAAAAATATTATTTTAGCAGCTCAACAAGCCGCTTCGGTCGCTTCATGTGATGTTGTCGTCATTCCGTCAAAAACTGTGCCGCAAGGAATGACTGCATTGCTTTCATTTAATCCTTCTGCGACAAAAGAAGAAAACGAAGAAGCGATGACAGAGGCGCTTCATCGTGTAAAAACAGGACAAGTGACGTTTGCTGTCCGCGATACAAATATTGACGGTGTTGAAATTACGAAAGACGATTATATGGGCATTGCGGATGGGAAAATTGTCGTCTCTCACAAAGAGCTCATGCATGTCGTTGAAACGTTACTTTCCCATATCATTAGCGAAGAAGATGAAATCGTCACCATTCTTTCTGGCGAAGATGCGACAGATGAACAAATCGCACATGTCGTTCAATGGATTGAAAAACAATTCCCGGACGTTGAAGTGGAAACACATCACGGCGGACAACCGTTATATCCATTTATTTTTGCGATTGAATAA
- the sdaAB gene encoding L-serine ammonia-lyase, iron-sulfur-dependent subunit beta yields the protein MKYRSVFDIIGPIMIGPSSSHTAGAVRIGKVARNLFGRKPAWADIFFYGSFAETYKGHGTDVAIVGGLLNFDTFDERMKTSLHIAKQEGIRITFHEEEAIPPHPNTAKIRLGDEKGELELVGISIGGGKIEIIELNGFELKLSGHHPSLLIMHNDRYGAIAGVANVLAKYAINIGHMEVSRKEKGKQALMTIEVDQDIDDAIVEQLKTLPHIIDVTKIVE from the coding sequence GTGAAATATCGGAGTGTATTTGACATCATTGGTCCGATTATGATTGGCCCGTCGAGTTCGCATACAGCCGGGGCGGTGCGCATTGGCAAAGTCGCGCGCAATTTATTCGGGAGAAAACCAGCATGGGCGGACATTTTCTTTTACGGTTCATTCGCTGAGACGTATAAAGGACACGGAACGGATGTCGCTATCGTCGGCGGGTTATTAAACTTTGATACGTTTGATGAGCGGATGAAAACATCGTTACACATCGCCAAACAAGAAGGGATCCGCATTACGTTTCATGAAGAGGAAGCGATTCCCCCTCATCCGAATACAGCAAAAATTCGTCTTGGGGATGAAAAAGGGGAGCTCGAGCTTGTCGGCATTTCTATTGGCGGCGGAAAAATTGAAATTATTGAACTAAACGGCTTTGAGCTTAAGCTTTCTGGCCATCACCCTTCACTTTTAATTATGCATAACGATCGTTACGGGGCGATTGCAGGCGTTGCGAACGTATTAGCGAAATACGCCATCAATATCGGTCATATGGAAGTATCGCGAAAAGAAAAAGGAAAACAAGCGCTGATGACAATTGAAGTAGATCAAGATATTGATGATGCGATTGTGGAGCAATTAAAAACGTTGCCACATATTATTGACGTAACAAAAATTGTGGAGTAA
- the sdaAA gene encoding L-serine ammonia-lyase, iron-sulfur-dependent, subunit alpha — protein MFRNVAELVERAEREQIKIAEVMIRQEMEVTERSREDIVAQMEKNLQVMEQAVMRGLAGVRSHSGLTGGDATRLQQYIARGQFLSGETILDAVSKAMATNEVNAAMGMICATPTAGSAGVVPGTLFAVKEKLQPTREQMVEFLFTAGAFGFVVANNASISGAAGGCQAEVGSAAGMAAAALVEMAGGTPRQAAEAMAIALKNMLGLVCDPVAGLVEVPCVKRNAIGAANAMIAADMALAGIQSRIPCDEVIEAMFRIGQTMPVALKETAQGGLAATPTARKLEARIFGKPNEKRE, from the coding sequence ATGTTTCGAAATGTAGCAGAACTTGTAGAACGAGCAGAACGAGAACAAATAAAAATTGCAGAAGTGATGATTCGTCAAGAAATGGAAGTGACCGAGCGTAGCCGAGAGGATATTGTGGCGCAAATGGAGAAAAACTTACAAGTGATGGAACAAGCCGTTATGCGCGGATTGGCGGGCGTTCGCTCTCATTCTGGATTAACAGGTGGCGATGCGACACGCTTACAACAATATATAGCGCGTGGACAATTTTTATCAGGGGAAACGATTTTAGATGCCGTCAGCAAGGCGATGGCAACGAACGAAGTGAACGCGGCGATGGGGATGATTTGCGCGACACCAACAGCAGGATCCGCCGGTGTCGTCCCGGGCACATTATTTGCGGTGAAAGAAAAACTTCAACCAACACGTGAACAAATGGTTGAGTTTTTATTTACAGCTGGTGCGTTCGGATTTGTTGTCGCAAACAACGCATCCATTTCAGGTGCAGCAGGAGGTTGCCAAGCAGAAGTTGGATCAGCGGCAGGCATGGCGGCAGCGGCGCTCGTCGAAATGGCTGGTGGCACGCCGAGACAAGCGGCAGAGGCGATGGCTATCGCTTTAAAAAATATGCTCGGACTCGTCTGTGACCCAGTCGCAGGGTTAGTTGAGGTACCGTGTGTAAAACGAAATGCGATCGGAGCAGCGAATGCGATGATTGCTGCTGATATGGCGCTTGCTGGCATACAAAGCCGCATTCCGTGCGATGAGGTCATTGAAGCGATGTTTCGCATCGGCCAAACGATGCCGGTTGCATTAAAAGAAACTGCACAAGGAGGGTTAGCGGCAACGCCGACTGCGCGCAAATTAGAAGCGCGCATTTTCGGCAAGCCGAATGAGAAACGTGAGTGA